The window ACGGCAACCATCCCCTGGCAGGCCAGACCCTGTGCTTTGACATCACAGTGGTGGAAATCGCCTAGATAGTTACCGATCAGTTATAGTTGAACAGACACCCCGCCCTGCGTCCTTTGTGACACGGGGCGGGTTTCGTACATAGAAGAGAGAGAAGAGATGAGCATTTCCAAACGCTGTTGCGATCTGACCCCGTTCCTTGTCATGGAGATTCTGGAGAAAGCGCAGGAAATGGAGCGAGCGGGCGAACACATCATCCACATGCAGATCGGCGAGCCGGACTTCGACACCCCGGACTGCATCAAGCGAGCTTCCTGTCGTGCGCTGGACAACGGCCACACCCACTACACCCATTCGCTGGGCATCATGGAGCTGCGCGAGGCCATCGCCGAAGACCACAAGAAACGCTATGGCGTCACGGTCGACCCGGCCAACATCGTGGTCACGCAGGGTACCAGCCCGGCCATGCTCACCCTCTTCACGGCACTTCTGGAGGACGGCGACAAGGTCATCACCTCTGACCCGTGCTACGCCTGCTATGACAATTTCATCACCTATGCCGGGGCCGAACCGGTCAAGGTCGCAGTCTCCGAGGACGACTCCTTCCAGTACCGCGTCTCCGCCATCCGCGAGGCCATCGACGCCAACCCCGGCGTGAAGGCGATCCTCATCAACTCTCCGGCCAACCCCACCGGCACCCTGCTCTCGCCCGAGCGCATGCAGGCCATTGCCGATCTGGCCGAGGAGAAAGGCATCTGGATTTTCTCCGACGAAATTTACCACGGCCTCGTCTACGAGGGGAAGGAGCACTCCATACTCGAGTACACGGACCGCTGCTTCGTGATGAACGGTTTTTCCAAGCTCTACGCCATGACCGGCTGGCGTCTCGGCTACCTGATCGCGCCTGCGGATTTCGTCCGCACCCTTCAGGTCATGTGTCAGAACTTCTTCATCTCAGCCAACACCATGGCACAGTGGGGCGGCGTGGCCGCGCTCAAGGAAGCAGAACTGGACGTGGCCCGCATGAAGGAAATCTACAACGAGCGCCGGGTGTACATGCTCGAACGTCTCAAGGGCATGGGTTTCAACATCAAACATGATCCCACCGGAGCATTCTATGCGCTGGTGAACATGCGCCATCTGGCTGAAAAGTTCGACGGCTCTTCCTTGAAGCTGGCTTACGACATCCTTGAAAAGGCCAAAATCGGCGTGACCCCCGGCATCGACTTCGGCGAGGGGGCAGAAGGTTTTATCCGCTTCTCCTATGCCAACTCCATCGAGAACATCCGCGAAGGCATGGATCGACTGGAACGCTACATCAAGGAGCACCACTCCGCATAGTTGCTGCCCCATCGAAAACAAAAACGCCCCTCTCATCCGATGTGATGAGAGGGGCGTTTTTTTGCGATGAAATACTGCTTAGACCGTGATGTTCAACCCGGTGTATGCGGATGAACCAAAACCCATCAGGGAAGAACCACCGCTGAACCAGGTGCGCGGGTCTGAGTTGTCTTCATACCACCACGCCATGGACTGCTGCTGGATGCTCTGACGCATTTCGGTGGGAGAAAGCGTGGAGCGCGACGTACTGGTGAGCTTTCCGAGCTGGATGATCTTCTGGAACTCTTCAACCTTGTCAGGATTGTCCTCGAA of the Pseudodesulfovibrio sp. zrk46 genome contains:
- a CDS encoding pyridoxal phosphate-dependent aminotransferase; protein product: MSISKRCCDLTPFLVMEILEKAQEMERAGEHIIHMQIGEPDFDTPDCIKRASCRALDNGHTHYTHSLGIMELREAIAEDHKKRYGVTVDPANIVVTQGTSPAMLTLFTALLEDGDKVITSDPCYACYDNFITYAGAEPVKVAVSEDDSFQYRVSAIREAIDANPGVKAILINSPANPTGTLLSPERMQAIADLAEEKGIWIFSDEIYHGLVYEGKEHSILEYTDRCFVMNGFSKLYAMTGWRLGYLIAPADFVRTLQVMCQNFFISANTMAQWGGVAALKEAELDVARMKEIYNERRVYMLERLKGMGFNIKHDPTGAFYALVNMRHLAEKFDGSSLKLAYDILEKAKIGVTPGIDFGEGAEGFIRFSYANSIENIREGMDRLERYIKEHHSA